The genomic DNA GGACGGGTCGTACCATGCGCTCTCTACCAGCTCGCGCAACGTGGCGTCGGCCTTCCACCCGTTCTTCGCGCGGATCCCGGCTGCAATCGCGATCTCGTGGCTGGCCTGGGCATACGCCTCGCCACGGGCCAGCAGCACGGCGAGCTCTTGATGCACCTTCACAAGAAACTTCTCGTCGGCCCCGCACTCGAGGGCGCGGCAGGCGCACGCGATGGCCAGGTCGGGTCGGGCTTCAGAATAGAGCCGCGAGGCTTCGGCCCACACCCAGAACTCGCGCTGCTTCGCCTTCACCACATGGGTGAGGCACGTGGCCGCGTCATCACCTCGATTCACGCGACGATAGAGCGAGGCACCATCCCAGTCGAGCCATAGTGCGTCATCGCCTCGCGCCACCGAGCGGGCCCGCTCGAGCCACGACACCGTGAGCGTGAGGTCGTCGGGCGAAGCATCTCCGTGCTCTTTGGCCCACTTCGCAAGCCCGCGCGCCACGCGCAACCCAATGGGAGAGAACTCTCGCTCGTTGCGCTTCTGGTACTGCCAGTCTTCATCGGCCAGGCCATCGAGGCCCACCCAGCGCACCATCCCCGGGAACGTGGGCAGGTGGGGCGCGATTCGCGCCAGCTCGAGCAGAATGAGGCTCACGGCGCGATCGGGTCGGCGCTTGGGAAGCCGGGCGAAACGGCGAACCTCGTTCACCAGGGCGTCGATGTCAGCGCGAGCGACAGGTTCTGACGACTGAGCCCGCGCGGCGATGCCGCCCGCCATCTGTTTCACCTGGCCGTGGAAGGCCCAGTCAACCTGCGAGCGCACCCGCTTGTCTGAAGCGTGCATTTCGAGCAGGGCGAGCCCACGGTCGATGGCGTCGCTGAAGCGCCCCTCTTTGCGCAACGCCTGTATCTCGAGCCACCCTTCTTCCACAGCCGCTTCTTCACCCATGGTCGCACCTCCGAACCTGCTCGGGTTGTCAGACGATGATGGGGCCATCAGAGAGGTCTTCGGTCACCGTGCCCCACCCCACCACCTCGATGGCCCCCAGGCATCGCTTGCATACGCTGTAGAAGCGAACGCTGTCGATGCTCAGATCGACCAGGCTCTCGAGCTTGCCCTTGAGCTCGATGTAGCGCTTGTCGTCGACGTGGCACTCGAACACGCTCTTCTGCACGCGCTTGCCATAGGCCAGCAGCATCTTGGCCGCCTTCGTGCGCTTGCCATCGTCGACGATGTCGTAGCTGACGAGAACGAACATCAGCGTATGGTGAACGCCTCGTAGGGCGCCTCTCCCTTTAGATGTCTCGCCACCGCGCGCGTCTGCTCGAGCACCACGTCGCGCCAGGTGAGCTGCAGCCCTGTGGCGCGATGCACGATGGTCTGACGCAGCAGGTCTTCGTAGAGCAGAATCCACTTCTTCATGGTGTCACGCCCAAGAAGCACCGCCAGCGGTGGTTTCGGGGCATCGGTCTCGTGATCGGTCTCGACCCCGTACGCGAACTCATCGGGCGTGATCTGGCGTCGGTTCACGGCGCGCAGCACCACGGCGTCGACGAGCAGCGGCCGAAACTCCTCCATGAGGTCGAGCACCATCGCTGGTTTGTTGTTCTCTGGCGCGTGCAGGCTGCCCAGGTAGGGGTCGAGCCCCACGATCTGCACGGCCGCCCTCACCGTTCCGAGCAGCAGGGTGTAGCCGAAGCTCAACATGGCGTTGAGCGCGTCGAGGGGCGGTCGGCGCGTGCGTCCACCAAAGGGGAATCCCTCAACGAGAACGAGATGGTTGAACACGCCGAAGTACGCGGCCGCGCCCGCCCCCTCGAAGCCGCGCACCATGTCGAGGGTGGACGCTTCCTGTACCTTGGCCGATGCGTGGCGCAGGCGGTGCAGCGCCATCTCGACCGCCGTGTTCGGGCGGGCGCGCTGATGGCGCTGCAGCAGCGTGCGGCAGTTCACCAGCTTCCCCTCGACGAACCGCCGCGCCAGATCGATGGCGGTCGACTCGGTGTCGAGCTGGCGGAACTGGTGACGACGCACATCGATGTTGCGGCCCTCGTCCGGAATCGTTCGCCCTCGCAGCTTGCCGCCCATGGTGAGGAAGATGGTCTCGATTCCAGCGTCGAGCAGCCACGTTCGCGCGCCGGAGCTGACCTGGGCGTTGCCGAAGACCACGACCTGGTTCAACTTGTGGCCTGGTACCGCTTGTAT from Pseudomonadota bacterium includes the following:
- the cas2 gene encoding CRISPR-associated endonuclease Cas2, whose translation is MFVLVSYDIVDDGKRTKAAKMLLAYGKRVQKSVFECHVDDKRYIELKGKLESLVDLSIDSVRFYSVCKRCLGAIEVVGWGTVTEDLSDGPIIV
- the cas1 gene encoding CRISPR-associated endonuclease Cas1, producing MSVLYITDEGTYLTRQGDQLVVMKRGNVIQAVPGHKLNQVVVFGNAQVSSGARTWLLDAGIETIFLTMGGKLRGRTIPDEGRNIDVRRHQFRQLDTESTAIDLARRFVEGKLVNCRTLLQRHQRARPNTAVEMALHRLRHASAKVQEASTLDMVRGFEGAGAAAYFGVFNHLVLVEGFPFGGRTRRPPLDALNAMLSFGYTLLLGTVRAAVQIVGLDPYLGSLHAPENNKPAMVLDLMEEFRPLLVDAVVLRAVNRRQITPDEFAYGVETDHETDAPKPPLAVLLGRDTMKKWILLYEDLLRQTIVHRATGLQLTWRDVVLEQTRAVARHLKGEAPYEAFTIR